In Sphingobacterium sp. SRCM116780, the genomic stretch GTACTTTGATACTGTCTTTGATTACATTGGGTTTGACAATTCCTTTTATTTGTCAATTCAATGCTTCTGGTGACTTTAATTATGAACAATCTTATCAATGGATTTCTGCTTTAGGAGTAAATTTCCATATAGGAATTGACGGTATTAGCTTGCCTTTGTTGGTATTGACGAATGTGTTGATGCCTCTTATTGTATTGACAACATTTAAGAAAACGTTTAAAGGTAATTTTTACGCGTTGATGTTTTTCATGCAAAGTGGTTTGATGTTAGTTTTCTCTGCCATGGACGCTTTTACATTTTATGTCGGTTGGGAAGTAGCTTTGATCCCTATCTATTTTATTTGTGCGTTATGGGGTGATGGCGATCGTATTCGTGTTAATTTGAAATTCTTCATTTACACATTCTTTGGAAGTTTATTGATGTTGATCGCGATTTTATATTTACATCAACAAGTACCAACACATGATTTTGAATGGCATTCTTTCGTTTCTTTAGATTTAGATGCTTCAACGCAGCGTTGGATATTCTGGGCTTTTTTTATTGCTTTTGCTATTAAAATTCCTATTTTCCCTTTTCATACTTGGCAACCGAACACCTATACGCATGCTCCTGCAGCTGGAACAATGTTATTAGCAGGTATCATGTTAAAAATGGGGATATATGGTTTGATGCGCTGGCTGTTACCAGTTGTACCAGAAGGTGTTGCTTTGTATGGGCATTTTGCGATGATTTTATGTGTTATCGGAATTGTTTATGCATCCATTATTGCAATTCAGCAACAAGATGCCAAACGAATCGTTGCTTATTCTTCTATCGCCCACGTAGGATTGATTAGTGCTGGTGTATTTGCTTGGAATGTAACAGGTATGGGTGGAGCAATGATCCAGATGATCAACCACGGTATATCGGTAATAGGATTATTTTTTGTGTTGGATATCATTCAAGATCGAACAGGCTCTAGAGATTTGAAAGATCTAGGAGGAATTGCAACCAAAGCTCCTCGACTTGCTGTATTGTTTTTAATTATTGTAATGGGAGCAATTGGTTTGCCCCTAACAAATGGCTTTATTGGCGAGTTTTTATTGCTAAAAAGTGTGTATGAATATGGTGTCTGGTTTGCCCTGTTTGCAGGATTAACCTTGATCTTAGGTGCTGTTTATATGCTCCGATTATATCAAAAAACAATGTTGGGAACAACGAGCGACCGTACTGAAAATTTCACAGATATTAGAGGGATGGAATTTTATACATTAGTCATTATTTCCGGATTGATTATTTATTTGGGAATTTTTCCAAATAGCTTATTGCATATTTCTTCTGAATCTGTATCCGTTTTGGCGACTTTTTTAGGAAGATAATTTTAGACTTAGATTTTACGAATAATAGATTCGATTATGGGTGCGATTATTACATTATCAATATTAGCGTTATTGGTACTTTATTTAGGATTATTCAAAGCAAATAAATCATTATTGCCTGTTTCTTTAATAGGACTGCTCGTTGTGATTGGTTTCTTGATAAGTAATTGGACATCTGAATCCGTCCCTTTGTATAACGGTATGATTTTATTCGATCATTATGCCATTGCATTCTCTGTATTATGCGTATTTGTAACCGTATTAGTTTTCGCACTGTCTAAAAGTTACTTTACTTCTTCAAGTGATCATATTTCCGAATATTATACCTTACTCTTATTTTCCCTTGTAGGGGCTATTTTAGTAAATAGTTATCATAATTTAGCTTTATTGTTTTTAGGTATTGAAATTATGTCTGTAGCGCTTTATATTCTAGTGGGTATCCGTAAAAATGATCCTTCTTCAAATGAGGCTTCGATAAAATATTTCATTATGGGGGCTTTCTCTACAGGCTTTCTGTTATTTGGTATTACTTTATTGTATGGTGCTTCAGGCACTTTTGATCTGCAAGGAATAAAAGACTATGTCGTCAACAATCCAAATCAAATATCGCCCTTATTTTACGGAGGGATACTATTGATGATTATCGGATTAACATTTAAGGTAGGGGCAGCACCTTTTCATTTTTGGACACCTGATGTGTACGATGGAGCTCCTATTTTGATTACAAGCTTTATGAGTACTGTTGTTAAAGTTGCTTCATTTGCAGGTTTGTTACGGTTGTTTACTTTTTCACTGCTTCCGCTACAGGATTTTTGGACTCCAATCTTTTTAGGAATAGCGGTTATAACTTTGTTTATTGGTAACCTATCTGCTTTAATGCAATCGTCATTCAAAAGAATGTTGGCCTACTCTAGTATTTCACATGCAGGGTATATGCTTTTTGCCATTATAGCTGTTGGTGCCAATTCTGCAAATGCTATTTTCTTGTACGGATGTGCATACTCTTTAGCAACCTTAACAGCTTTTGCGGGATTAATTCTAGTAAAACGTGCTGTTGGGTCAGATCATTTTGAATCTTTTAATGGTTTAGCTCAAAAGAATCCTTATTTAGCGGCTGTCATAACTATAGCGATGCTTTCTTTGGCAGGTATTCCATTAACAGCTGGATTTATCGGTAAATTTATGATGTTTAGCTCCGTTATGGATCACTACCATATTGTTTTATTGATTATCGCTGTTCTAAATGCGGCTGTTGCAGTATATTATTATTTAAAAGTTGTAGTAGCCATGTATTTTAGAACAGGCGAAGGTAAGTTGGTTTCGATAAATTTGAATTATGCTTTATTGTTTATCGTAACAACTGTTTTAACTATTTTAATTGGTATTTATCCAAATTGCTTGATGGAGTTAATTTAGCCTAGAGGATAATTAATATATAGGATGCATAGTTTGTAAAAGCTATGCATTTTTTATTTTATTTCATGCGTTGTAATTTGGAGACAAATTGTATATTGTCAATGAAAACAAGTAACTGCTTAATATTAATGATGTTTCTGATACTAATTATAACTACAATAAAAAGACTTTTTGTTATTGCTGTTGTGCTGAGTATCTTAACAACCCTCGGATTTGCACAACGAAATATTAAAGGTCAAGTCATCGATAGTAAAACTGGGAAAGGGATCCCTTTAGCCAGTATTTCATGGAGTGGTCATAATGGAGGGACTTCCACAGATACATTAGGAAATTTTCATGTTATTTTAAGAGCAGAGTTTGATCAGCTTGCTTGCCGTGCTGTTGGTTATGAGACCAAAATAGTCGATTTGGATGTGAATAAGGATTCTGTATTGACTGTTTTGTTAATGAGTAAAGAGAATAAGATTGACGAAGTTGTTGTTGAGCGTAAAGCGAAAAAATATAAAGATCCAGCTCTAGCTTTGATTGAAAATATTATTGCACATAAGGATGAAAATCATATTTCCAGATTAAAGCATATCAAATATGAGGCATATGAAAAATCCCAATTTGGAGCCGTCAATTTTAAAAGCAAACTGAATAAACTCACTGGAAAATTAAAATTCTTATTTGAAAACACAGATACCATAAGTATTCCTGGAAGTTCTATTTTACCGTTTTACTTACAGGAAAATTTGTCAGAAGTTTATTCTACTTATAAGCCTTCAAGAAATAAAGAAATAATTATTGGTCATAAAGTGACCGAATTAAACAAACGGTATATTAACAATGCTAATATTCAAAGTTATTTTCAGGATCAGTTTAGAAGTATCGATCTTTACGACAATAATATCCAGCTTATAAGCAAATCTTTTTTAAGCCCAATTGCAGGAAATGCCCCTTCTTTTTATAAATATACTATTCGGGATACATTGGTTAAAAACAACGAACGTTTTATAGAATTGTATTTCGAAGCAAAATCAAAAATGGATGTTCTTTTTAAGGGATCAATCTGGGTATCTGATGATGATCGATATGCTGTTTATCATGCAGATATGCAACTTGGAGAAGAGGCTAACATTAATTGGATAAATGCAATAAACATTGGGTTGGAATTTGAAAAGCATCCCACTGGCCAAATGTTACCCACTCGTTCCGACTTACAAATTTTATTTGGAACGGATAAGGGTAATGCCTTATATGGTAAGAAGGAGACTTATTTTACGAAATATAATGATGATGTAATAAAAGATGAAGTTTTTTCAGGGGTTCCTATTGAAAAGAAATATTTGGAAAAAACAGATTCTATTAATTGGGATCATGTACGTGTGGTTCCGCTGACCCAAACGGAATCAAAAACCTATACGAATATTGACTCGCTGTCTGAGATGAAATCGATTAATCGATTAATGGCAGTTGGATATTTTTTGGCTAGAAGCTATTATAATTTGGGTGAAGTTGAACTTGGACCCTTGGAGTATACATATAGTTTTAATGATATAGAAGGAAGTCGAATCCGTTTAGGGGGCAGAACGACAGAAATGTTGTCAAATAAGTTTTTTATAGAAGGATATGCGGCTTATGGAACCAAAGATCAAGAGTTTAAATATTATCTGAATGTGGCACATTCTTTAAATGGTAACTCTATTGTGCAATTTCCTGCACATTATCTTTCAGCTACTGTTCAGCATGATGTTATGGAACCAGGACGCGGCTTAAGTTATTTAAAAGGAGATGGTTTTTTTCAATCTTTTAGAAGAAATAAACCAAATAAATGGTTGAGGAATGATATTTTTAGATTAGAACATTTAGTTGAATTTGGAAATCATTTTAGTATCAGTACTGCTTTCACTCACCATGAACGGAGCACTGCGGGTGATCTGTTTTTTGTTACCTCCTCTACATCTCCAGATACAATTTCTGGTATTAATACCAACGATATTCAAATTAGGTTGAGATGGGCACCAGGAGAACAATTCTATTATCGGAATTTAAATAGAAGGCAAATTGAAAATAGGTACCCCGTTTTATCTCTACAATATAATAAAGGTCTTGATGGATTTTGGAATGCAGATCAACGATATGATGCTTTGCGTTTTAAGATGTTCAAAAGAATATTCATGTCTCCAGCAGGAACTGCCGATGTCGAACTTAGTGCGGGAAAAATTTGGGGGTCATTATATTACCCATTATTAGAAATACCCGATATTCAAACAGATAAATCGGGATCTTTGCAGAATTTTGATTTAATGTCCAATATGGAATTCGTAGCCGATCGTTTTGTGAAATTTTCTTATTATCATCATTGGGGCGGTTATATTTTTAATAGAATTCCTTTGTTGAAACGACTAAAGTGGCGTGAGGTTACAGGATTCAAATTTTATTACGGAAAGTTGAGTGATCGTAATAACCCTGAACTAAATAAAAGCCTGATTCAATTTGATCGTGATGATGATGGCATTTTTAAAACGAGAGTAATGGGGAATCAACCTTATATGGAAGGAATAGTAGGGATTGATAATATTTTTAAAATCTTTAGAGTAGAATATAAAAGAAGATTAAGCTATTTGAATTATCCAAATGTATCTAGGGATACATTTGGTGTATCTGTTCATTTAAATTTTTAGCAATTTTATGGAATTTCAAAATATTTTGTACCATGTCGATAAGCAAATTGCTTATATTACAATTAATAGAGAGTCAAAGTTGAATGCTTTGAACCAACTGACATTAGAGGAATTAGAAGCTTCTTTGACTTCTGCTAAGGGTGATGCTAACGTTAAGGGGGTCATCATAACGGGCACAGGCGACAAAGCTTTTGTAGCAGGTGCTGATATTAAAGAATTTGTAGAGCTGGGACAACTTGAGGCGAAGAAGCTTTCAGAAAAGGGACATTATATTTTTACGGAATTGATACAAAATTCTAAAAAACCAGTTATCGCTGCTATCAATGGTTTTGCACTTGGAGGTGGATTAGAGTTAGCTCTTGCCTGTCATATGCGATTTGCTTCTGAAAATGCTAAATTGGGTTTACCAGAAGTTTCACTAGGGCTACTGCCAGGTTATGGAGGCACACAGCGATTAACGCGATTGGTCGGCCGTGGCCGTGCACTACAAATGATTCTGACAGCAGATATGATCAATGCAGAAGAAGGACTAAGGATTGGCTTGATTAATGAAGTACTTCCATTAGAAGATTTATTGAAAAGAGCATCTGAAGTTATGAGCCGAATTTTTTCAAGATCAAGCACTGCCGTTGAAGCTGCAATTGATGCGATGAACGCATGTGATGATCAAACAAGAGATGGTTATGAAGTTGAAATCGAACACTTTGCTCATTTATTTTTAACAGATGATTTTAAAGAAGGTGTAGCGGCCTTTTTAGAGAAAAGAAAACCTAACTTTTAACCAATCTTCTTTACTTTATACGAAGCACCAAGTTTTATTGAAGGCTATTTTTTTAATAAATAAAATGGGATATTCAATTTGAAAAAAATTGCAATACCCCATTGTGTAGCTATATTTTTTAATATCCTGTCCAATATAGCTGATTTAAAGTATCCCGATTCAATCATACGGGTTTTGCCTAAGAGAATTTCTTGATTTATTATCTCCTCTTCCTATTACCAAATTTTGCCATCTCAAATAATCTGAGCTGTGTATCTAGGTTGAAGATAATGAAAAACAGATCTGTAAAATCTGTTTTGAAAAAATATTAACCAAAGAGAAATAATTAAAATATTATAAAGCTGTCTCCAATCGTTCGATAGATCTATTTTAGTGATTGTTAGTTTCATTAAAATTATTTCAAAGTAATTTATACGCAAGAAAGTGAATAATCAATCGAAATTTATTACTATTTCAAGATGCTATAGTATATTTTGTAGATTTTTATCCACAAAATATATTTTTATTGCTGAATTGGAAAAGAA encodes the following:
- a CDS encoding NuoM family protein, with amino-acid sequence MDNLFLLILTPLIGAIFLLFVCQHTVAKRGTLILSLITLGLTIPFICQFNASGDFNYEQSYQWISALGVNFHIGIDGISLPLLVLTNVLMPLIVLTTFKKTFKGNFYALMFFMQSGLMLVFSAMDAFTFYVGWEVALIPIYFICALWGDGDRIRVNLKFFIYTFFGSLLMLIAILYLHQQVPTHDFEWHSFVSLDLDASTQRWIFWAFFIAFAIKIPIFPFHTWQPNTYTHAPAAGTMLLAGIMLKMGIYGLMRWLLPVVPEGVALYGHFAMILCVIGIVYASIIAIQQQDAKRIVAYSSIAHVGLISAGVFAWNVTGMGGAMIQMINHGISVIGLFFVLDIIQDRTGSRDLKDLGGIATKAPRLAVLFLIIVMGAIGLPLTNGFIGEFLLLKSVYEYGVWFALFAGLTLILGAVYMLRLYQKTMLGTTSDRTENFTDIRGMEFYTLVIISGLIIYLGIFPNSLLHISSESVSVLATFLGR
- a CDS encoding NADH-quinone oxidoreductase subunit N, which encodes MGAIITLSILALLVLYLGLFKANKSLLPVSLIGLLVVIGFLISNWTSESVPLYNGMILFDHYAIAFSVLCVFVTVLVFALSKSYFTSSSDHISEYYTLLLFSLVGAILVNSYHNLALLFLGIEIMSVALYILVGIRKNDPSSNEASIKYFIMGAFSTGFLLFGITLLYGASGTFDLQGIKDYVVNNPNQISPLFYGGILLMIIGLTFKVGAAPFHFWTPDVYDGAPILITSFMSTVVKVASFAGLLRLFTFSLLPLQDFWTPIFLGIAVITLFIGNLSALMQSSFKRMLAYSSISHAGYMLFAIIAVGANSANAIFLYGCAYSLATLTAFAGLILVKRAVGSDHFESFNGLAQKNPYLAAVITIAMLSLAGIPLTAGFIGKFMMFSSVMDHYHIVLLIIAVLNAAVAVYYYLKVVVAMYFRTGEGKLVSINLNYALLFIVTTVLTILIGIYPNCLMELI
- a CDS encoding DUF5686 and carboxypeptidase-like regulatory domain-containing protein produces the protein MFLILIITTIKRLFVIAVVLSILTTLGFAQRNIKGQVIDSKTGKGIPLASISWSGHNGGTSTDTLGNFHVILRAEFDQLACRAVGYETKIVDLDVNKDSVLTVLLMSKENKIDEVVVERKAKKYKDPALALIENIIAHKDENHISRLKHIKYEAYEKSQFGAVNFKSKLNKLTGKLKFLFENTDTISIPGSSILPFYLQENLSEVYSTYKPSRNKEIIIGHKVTELNKRYINNANIQSYFQDQFRSIDLYDNNIQLISKSFLSPIAGNAPSFYKYTIRDTLVKNNERFIELYFEAKSKMDVLFKGSIWVSDDDRYAVYHADMQLGEEANINWINAINIGLEFEKHPTGQMLPTRSDLQILFGTDKGNALYGKKETYFTKYNDDVIKDEVFSGVPIEKKYLEKTDSINWDHVRVVPLTQTESKTYTNIDSLSEMKSINRLMAVGYFLARSYYNLGEVELGPLEYTYSFNDIEGSRIRLGGRTTEMLSNKFFIEGYAAYGTKDQEFKYYLNVAHSLNGNSIVQFPAHYLSATVQHDVMEPGRGLSYLKGDGFFQSFRRNKPNKWLRNDIFRLEHLVEFGNHFSISTAFTHHERSTAGDLFFVTSSTSPDTISGINTNDIQIRLRWAPGEQFYYRNLNRRQIENRYPVLSLQYNKGLDGFWNADQRYDALRFKMFKRIFMSPAGTADVELSAGKIWGSLYYPLLEIPDIQTDKSGSLQNFDLMSNMEFVADRFVKFSYYHHWGGYIFNRIPLLKRLKWREVTGFKFYYGKLSDRNNPELNKSLIQFDRDDDGIFKTRVMGNQPYMEGIVGIDNIFKIFRVEYKRRLSYLNYPNVSRDTFGVSVHLNF
- a CDS encoding enoyl-CoA hydratase/isomerase family protein, which gives rise to MEFQNILYHVDKQIAYITINRESKLNALNQLTLEELEASLTSAKGDANVKGVIITGTGDKAFVAGADIKEFVELGQLEAKKLSEKGHYIFTELIQNSKKPVIAAINGFALGGGLELALACHMRFASENAKLGLPEVSLGLLPGYGGTQRLTRLVGRGRALQMILTADMINAEEGLRIGLINEVLPLEDLLKRASEVMSRIFSRSSTAVEAAIDAMNACDDQTRDGYEVEIEHFAHLFLTDDFKEGVAAFLEKRKPNF